A part of Actinoallomurus bryophytorum genomic DNA contains:
- a CDS encoding alpha/beta hydrolase, with amino-acid sequence MPYVLLASGVLALLTAANAIRPRRGLVLLIPGFFAAWLTIELAPWVLTLEVLVTALLLSWGGLDGLPGWLGLAATVAGWAGLAVVMIRARRTTLTVREAGAELELDPGERAPAFPRSQVIIPFLMTRRRGVTRVRDIAYGDDPVMRLDVYKPSEPGGLRPGIMEVHGGAWLVGSKREQGIPLLNHLAANGWVGINVDYRLSPRVKFPDHLIDLKRAIRWYREHAEEHGADPDFLCVTGGSAGGHLAALVALTANVPDYQPGFTDVDTSVRAAVPFYGVYDMSGLLDRASRRFASFLERHVMGTTRADDPEAYDRASPVHWVREDAPPFLIVHGDLDTLVPVAQARSFTERLRRTSAAPVLYAEMKGAQHAFDLFPSYRAARVIEGTERFLTSVRRTERRQVTG; translated from the coding sequence ATGCCCTACGTCCTGCTCGCCTCCGGAGTCCTCGCTCTGCTCACCGCGGCCAACGCCATCCGCCCCCGGCGCGGGCTCGTGCTCCTCATCCCGGGCTTCTTCGCCGCGTGGCTCACCATCGAGCTGGCCCCGTGGGTGCTCACGCTGGAGGTCCTGGTCACCGCGCTGCTCCTGTCCTGGGGCGGCCTGGACGGCCTGCCAGGATGGCTCGGGCTCGCCGCCACGGTGGCCGGATGGGCCGGGCTGGCCGTCGTCATGATCCGGGCGCGCCGTACGACGCTGACCGTACGTGAGGCCGGCGCGGAGCTGGAGCTCGACCCCGGTGAGCGGGCCCCGGCGTTCCCCCGCAGCCAGGTGATCATTCCCTTTCTCATGACGCGGCGGCGCGGCGTGACGCGCGTCCGCGACATCGCCTACGGGGACGATCCGGTCATGCGCCTGGACGTGTACAAGCCGTCCGAGCCGGGCGGGCTCCGCCCGGGGATCATGGAGGTGCACGGCGGGGCATGGCTGGTCGGGAGCAAGCGGGAACAGGGGATCCCGCTGCTGAACCATCTCGCCGCCAACGGCTGGGTCGGCATCAACGTGGACTACCGGCTCAGCCCGCGCGTGAAGTTCCCCGATCACCTGATCGACCTCAAGCGTGCGATCAGGTGGTACCGCGAACACGCGGAGGAACACGGCGCCGACCCCGATTTCCTGTGCGTCACGGGTGGTTCGGCGGGCGGCCACCTCGCCGCCCTGGTCGCGCTCACCGCGAACGTCCCGGACTACCAGCCGGGCTTCACGGACGTGGACACCTCGGTACGTGCGGCCGTGCCGTTCTACGGCGTGTACGACATGTCCGGCCTTCTCGACCGGGCGTCCCGGCGCTTCGCCTCATTCCTGGAGCGTCACGTCATGGGGACCACGCGCGCCGACGACCCGGAGGCGTACGACCGGGCCTCGCCCGTGCACTGGGTCCGCGAGGACGCGCCACCGTTTCTGATCGTCCACGGCGACCTGGACACCCTCGTCCCGGTCGCTCAGGCGCGCTCCTTCACCGAGCGCCTGAGGCGGACCTCGGCCGCGCCGGTGCTGTACGCCGAGATGAAGGGCGCTCAGCACGCGTTCGACCTCTTCCCGTCCTACCGGGCCGCCCGTGTGATCGAGGGGACCGAGCGGTTCCTGACGTCCGTACGGCGTACCGAAAGACGCCAGGTGACCGGCTGA
- a CDS encoding FAD-binding and (Fe-S)-binding domain-containing protein, which produces MSTLENDLRGTLEGEVDFSVRRRAEYSYDASVYRRVPLGVVFPRTTEDVAAAVRAAREHDVALTTRGAGTSIAGNAIGEGLVLDLSRHLNRIVEIDPERRIARVQPGVVLARLNAAAGAYGLRFGPDPSSGSRCVLAGMIGNNACGTRALVYGRTSDNVESLDVLRYDGTSLTVGAHKEETGDPLIEGLRALRDRHLGTIRTSLGRFPRQVSGYGLEHLLPENGFHVARALVGSEGTCALTLGATLRLVSEPDTKVLVIAGFPDFVAAGEAVPRVLTHGPSACEGLDAQIVQMARGADRSGLPDGTSWLLIELTGDDAEDRARTLAEEFPGALVETDPARQAAVWKIRTDGAGLATRAPDGSQAWPGWEDSAVPPDRLGAYLRDLRELFGRFGVHGAAYGHFGEGCLHIRIDFDLATERGRATFREVIVEATRLVASHGGSPSGEHGDGRARSEVLPLVYDGETMRAFAEFKGAWDPDGRMNPGILVDPEPVDDRLRTEGMAPAPRTFLPFAADGGDFRQALHRCVGVGKCRSDQGGVMCPSYRATRDEKDSTRGRARALEEMLRGDLDTEGWRSSSVHDALDLCLSCKGCSSDCPVSVDMATYKSEFLHHHYRRRIRPMAHYSMGWLPLWLRLARGPLRAASSPGRTARALAGLGKRLGGVAPERDLPAPARRPFTRWFRRRTAPAGDRPQVLLWPDTFTNYFTPSAGRAAVRVLEDAGYEVLVPSANVCCGLTWMSTGQLKVARDVARRSLDAIHPYAARGIPIVGLEPSCTAALRSDWEKLLPDDPRVADLRVRTFAELLEEAGWSPPHQPRKAIAQIHCHQYAELGQDADLRLLAKAGVEVEIPDAGCCGLAGNFGFERGHYDVSVAVAERVLAPAVRKAAPETIVLADGFSCRTQIEQLTGRTAVHLAEVLLPPEASSER; this is translated from the coding sequence ATGAGCACACTCGAAAACGACCTGCGCGGCACTCTCGAGGGCGAGGTCGACTTCTCCGTACGACGGCGGGCCGAGTACTCCTACGACGCGTCCGTGTACCGCCGCGTGCCTCTCGGCGTGGTGTTCCCCCGCACGACCGAGGACGTCGCCGCCGCGGTACGCGCGGCACGCGAGCACGACGTGGCGCTCACCACACGGGGCGCGGGCACGAGCATCGCGGGCAACGCCATCGGCGAGGGACTGGTCCTGGACCTCTCCCGCCACCTGAACCGCATCGTCGAGATCGACCCCGAGCGGCGGATCGCGCGAGTGCAGCCCGGCGTCGTCCTGGCCCGGCTCAACGCGGCCGCGGGCGCGTACGGGCTGCGGTTCGGCCCCGACCCGTCCTCGGGTAGCCGCTGCGTGCTCGCCGGCATGATCGGCAACAACGCCTGCGGGACCCGCGCGCTCGTCTACGGGCGCACCTCCGACAATGTCGAGTCGCTCGACGTCCTGCGCTACGACGGCACCTCGCTCACGGTCGGGGCGCACAAGGAGGAGACCGGCGACCCCCTGATCGAGGGGCTGCGGGCACTGCGCGACCGGCACCTGGGCACGATCCGCACGTCGCTGGGCCGGTTCCCCCGTCAGGTGTCGGGCTACGGGCTGGAGCACCTGCTCCCGGAGAACGGCTTCCACGTCGCACGTGCCCTCGTCGGTAGTGAGGGCACCTGCGCGCTGACACTCGGCGCCACCCTGCGGCTCGTCTCCGAACCGGACACGAAGGTCCTCGTCATCGCCGGGTTCCCCGACTTCGTCGCGGCCGGCGAGGCCGTTCCGCGCGTGCTCACGCACGGGCCCAGCGCGTGCGAGGGGCTGGACGCGCAGATCGTCCAGATGGCGCGCGGCGCCGACCGCTCCGGGCTGCCGGACGGCACGTCCTGGCTGCTCATCGAGCTCACCGGGGACGACGCGGAGGATCGGGCGCGGACGCTGGCAGAGGAGTTCCCCGGGGCCCTGGTGGAGACCGACCCGGCCCGGCAGGCGGCGGTGTGGAAGATCCGCACGGACGGCGCGGGCCTGGCGACGCGGGCGCCGGACGGCTCGCAGGCCTGGCCCGGCTGGGAGGACTCGGCCGTCCCGCCGGACCGCCTCGGCGCGTACCTGCGTGACCTGCGCGAGCTGTTCGGCCGGTTCGGCGTGCACGGCGCCGCGTACGGGCACTTCGGCGAGGGCTGCCTGCACATCCGGATCGACTTCGACCTGGCGACCGAACGCGGCCGCGCGACGTTCCGCGAGGTCATCGTGGAGGCGACCCGACTGGTCGCCTCCCACGGCGGTTCGCCGTCGGGCGAGCACGGCGACGGGCGGGCACGCTCGGAGGTGCTGCCGCTGGTGTACGACGGCGAGACGATGCGGGCGTTCGCGGAGTTCAAGGGCGCCTGGGATCCGGACGGCCGGATGAACCCGGGGATCCTCGTCGACCCCGAACCCGTCGACGACCGCCTCCGTACGGAGGGCATGGCGCCGGCACCGCGCACGTTCCTGCCGTTCGCCGCGGACGGCGGCGACTTCCGGCAGGCGCTGCACCGCTGCGTCGGCGTCGGCAAGTGCCGCAGCGACCAGGGCGGCGTCATGTGCCCGAGCTACCGTGCCACGCGCGACGAGAAGGACTCCACCCGCGGACGGGCACGGGCGCTGGAGGAGATGCTCCGCGGCGACCTGGACACCGAGGGCTGGCGGTCGTCGTCGGTACACGACGCCCTGGACCTGTGCCTGTCGTGCAAGGGCTGCTCCTCCGACTGCCCGGTGAGCGTCGACATGGCGACGTACAAGTCGGAGTTCCTGCACCATCACTACCGGCGGCGGATCCGGCCGATGGCGCACTACTCGATGGGCTGGCTCCCGCTGTGGCTGCGGCTGGCCCGGGGGCCGCTCCGCGCCGCCTCCTCCCCCGGCCGTACCGCACGTGCCCTGGCCGGACTCGGCAAGCGTCTCGGCGGCGTGGCGCCCGAGCGCGACCTGCCCGCTCCCGCGCGCCGCCCCTTCACCCGCTGGTTCAGGCGGCGTACGGCCCCGGCCGGCGACCGGCCCCAGGTCCTGCTGTGGCCCGACACCTTCACCAACTACTTCACCCCCTCGGCGGGACGCGCCGCCGTACGGGTACTGGAGGACGCCGGGTACGAGGTGCTCGTCCCTTCCGCCAATGTCTGCTGCGGACTCACCTGGATGAGCACCGGACAGCTGAAGGTCGCCCGCGACGTGGCCCGCCGTTCACTCGACGCCATCCACCCGTACGCCGCGCGCGGCATCCCGATCGTCGGCCTGGAGCCGAGCTGCACCGCCGCGCTGCGCTCCGACTGGGAGAAACTGCTGCCGGACGATCCGCGCGTCGCGGACCTGCGGGTCCGCACGTTCGCCGAACTGCTCGAGGAGGCCGGCTGGTCGCCGCCCCACCAGCCGCGCAAGGCCATCGCGCAGATCCACTGTCACCAGTACGCCGAACTCGGCCAGGACGCCGACCTGCGCCTGCTCGCCAAGGCCGGGGTGGAGGTCGAGATCCCGGACGCCGGCTGCTGCGGGCTGGCCGGCAACTTCGGCTTCGAACGGGGCCACTACGACGTGTCAGTGGCGGTGGCCGAACGCGTCCTCGCTCCTGCGGTGCGTAAGGCCGCGCCTGAGACGATCGTGCTCGCGGACGGGTTCAGCTGCCGCACCCAGATCGAACAGCTCACGGGCCGTACGGCGGTCCACCTCGCCGAGGTCCTGCTGCCGCCGGAAGCGTCGTCCGAGCGGTGA
- a CDS encoding aldehyde dehydrogenase family protein codes for MQTLTSVVGGRALPAGGRTVRSLNPADLSDVVAEVGLARPYEVVGACRTAKEAQRAWAAVPAPVRGRVISSIGRLVEANKERLARLVTREIGKPYAEALGEVQEIIDTCDFFLGEGRRLYGQTVPSEMPDKQLFTFRVPVGTAMIITAGNFPVAVPSWYLVPALLCGNTVVWKPAEYAAASAAALYELFTHAGLPEGVLNLVHADGGDTFAGLSDALVARVVDKVGFTGSSRVGSRIGSLCGLHLQKPCLELGGKNPMVVAEDADLDLAVEAALFSGFGTAGQRCTSLGTVIVHESVHQDFVRRFDAATRAAPAGDPTQDVVFGPMLAERFAESYEKYLGWIGDHPTYGSTGVGRITPDNPREGFVGDPAKGLYYHPVIVDGVTRDDELFRQETFGPIVGVMPYTTLDEAIELANLPGYGLSSAIYTTDPAKVFAFRAGIGAGMVSVNNSTSGAEAHLPFGGNGRSGNGSRQSGQWVLDEFTRWQSLNWDYSGRLQKAQMDVATIEPDLHFRLES; via the coding sequence ATGCAGACCCTCACGTCGGTGGTGGGCGGCCGGGCGCTGCCCGCCGGCGGCCGTACCGTGCGCTCCCTCAACCCGGCCGACCTTTCCGACGTCGTGGCCGAGGTCGGGCTCGCGCGGCCGTACGAGGTCGTCGGCGCGTGCCGTACCGCGAAAGAGGCGCAGCGCGCCTGGGCCGCCGTGCCCGCTCCCGTACGCGGGCGGGTGATCTCGAGTATCGGCCGGCTGGTCGAGGCCAACAAGGAACGCCTCGCGCGGCTCGTCACGCGGGAGATAGGCAAGCCGTACGCCGAGGCGCTCGGCGAGGTGCAGGAGATCATCGACACCTGCGACTTCTTCCTCGGTGAGGGCCGGCGGCTCTACGGGCAGACGGTCCCTTCGGAGATGCCGGACAAGCAGTTGTTCACCTTCCGCGTCCCGGTCGGCACCGCCATGATCATCACGGCCGGCAACTTCCCGGTCGCGGTGCCGTCCTGGTATCTCGTCCCGGCGCTGCTGTGCGGCAACACCGTCGTCTGGAAGCCCGCCGAGTACGCCGCGGCGTCGGCCGCGGCGTTGTACGAGCTGTTCACGCACGCGGGTCTGCCCGAAGGAGTGCTCAACCTCGTGCACGCCGACGGCGGGGACACCTTCGCCGGGCTGTCGGACGCCCTCGTGGCGCGGGTCGTGGACAAGGTCGGCTTCACCGGGTCGTCTCGGGTCGGGTCGCGGATCGGGTCGCTCTGTGGCCTGCACCTCCAGAAGCCCTGCCTGGAGCTGGGCGGCAAGAACCCGATGGTGGTCGCCGAGGACGCCGACCTCGACCTCGCCGTGGAGGCCGCGCTGTTCTCCGGCTTCGGCACCGCCGGTCAGCGCTGCACCTCGCTCGGCACCGTGATCGTGCACGAGTCGGTGCACCAGGACTTCGTCCGCCGCTTCGACGCCGCCACGCGCGCCGCGCCGGCCGGCGACCCCACCCAGGACGTGGTGTTCGGCCCGATGCTCGCCGAACGGTTCGCCGAATCGTACGAGAAGTACCTCGGCTGGATCGGGGACCACCCGACGTACGGCTCGACCGGCGTCGGCCGGATCACGCCGGACAACCCGCGCGAGGGGTTCGTGGGCGACCCGGCGAAGGGGCTCTACTACCACCCGGTGATCGTCGACGGGGTGACGCGCGACGATGAGCTGTTCCGCCAGGAGACCTTCGGCCCGATCGTGGGCGTGATGCCGTACACCACGCTGGACGAGGCGATCGAGCTGGCCAACCTGCCGGGGTACGGCCTGTCGTCGGCGATCTACACCACCGATCCGGCGAAGGTGTTCGCCTTCCGCGCCGGGATCGGCGCGGGGATGGTCAGCGTCAACAACTCCACCTCCGGCGCAGAGGCGCACCTGCCGTTCGGCGGCAACGGCCGCTCCGGCAACGGCAGCCGCCAGTCCGGGCAGTGGGTACTGGACGAGTTCACCCGCTGGCAGTCGCTCAACTGGGACTACTCGGGACGCCTGCAGAAGGCGCAGATGGACGTCGCCACCATCGAGCCGGACCTGCACTTCCGCCTGGAGTCCTGA
- a CDS encoding LacI family DNA-binding transcriptional regulator has translation MPGKGEEEAPGSGAEMPDEGVERAPQEGAAASGTGSVGQEWVSGGAGAGGAGSGSAGQERVLGEAAAAGSGAVGREWVSGGAGAGGAGSGSAGQERVLGEAAAAGSGAVGREWVSGGAGAGGAGSGSAGQERVLGEAAAAGSGAVGREWVSGEPGAAGTGSGSAGEERVPGETEPGPGAGPGEAGQAGAGAGPPGRSVRRSATMRDVARRAGVGLATVSRVINGKPGVAPELVRRVTETARALGYRHDVTASSLRRADRRTATIALVLEDVANPFSSVLHRAVEDAARDEEILVLAGSSDEDPDRERELIDAFTMRRVDGLIVLPTGRTDEQLAAVRRQGTPVVCADRLVEIDRVDTVTVDNRDGTWAAVRRLRALGHRRIAFLGDLDAIWTARQRYAGYAGAQAEAGETVEDRLVHRDLHGAEEARAVTARLLAAGDPPTAVFAAQNLLTIGARRALQDAGRQDQVALIGFDDFPVADMLAPGISVVSQDPARVGRTAAHLLLGRLRGGDDDLPARHAVVPTRYIARGSGEIRPGR, from the coding sequence ATGCCAGGTAAGGGGGAGGAAGAGGCGCCGGGCAGCGGCGCGGAAATGCCGGACGAGGGGGTCGAGCGGGCGCCGCAGGAGGGGGCGGCTGCCTCCGGCACCGGTTCGGTGGGTCAGGAATGGGTGTCGGGCGGGGCGGGGGCGGGTGGCGCGGGTTCGGGTTCGGCGGGTCAGGAACGGGTGCTGGGTGAGGCGGCTGCCGCGGGTTCCGGTGCGGTGGGGCGTGAGTGGGTGTCGGGCGGGGCGGGGGCGGGTGGCGCGGGTTCGGGTTCGGCGGGTCAGGAACGGGTGCTGGGTGAGGCGGCTGCCGCGGGTTCCGGTGCGGTGGGGCGTGAGTGGGTGTCGGGCGGGGCGGGGGCGGGTGGCGCGGGTTCGGGTTCGGCGGGTCAGGAACGGGTGCTGGGTGAGGCGGCTGCCGCGGGTTCCGGTGCGGTGGGGCGTGAGTGGGTGTCGGGCGAGCCGGGGGCCGCTGGCACCGGTTCCGGTTCGGCGGGGGAGGAACGGGTGCCGGGGGAGACGGAGCCGGGGCCGGGCGCCGGCCCGGGTGAGGCGGGGCAGGCCGGCGCCGGTGCAGGTCCGCCGGGGAGGTCGGTGCGGCGTTCGGCGACGATGCGGGATGTCGCCAGGCGGGCGGGCGTCGGCCTGGCGACCGTCTCGCGCGTCATCAATGGCAAGCCCGGTGTCGCCCCCGAGCTCGTACGGCGCGTAACCGAGACGGCACGCGCCCTCGGTTACCGGCACGATGTCACCGCCAGCAGCCTGCGGCGGGCCGACCGCCGTACCGCCACCATCGCGCTGGTCCTGGAGGACGTCGCCAACCCGTTCTCGTCGGTGCTGCACCGCGCGGTCGAGGACGCCGCCCGCGACGAGGAGATCCTGGTCCTGGCGGGCAGCAGCGACGAGGATCCGGACCGTGAACGCGAGCTCATCGACGCCTTCACGATGCGCCGGGTGGACGGGCTGATCGTGCTCCCCACGGGACGGACGGACGAGCAGCTCGCCGCGGTCCGGCGGCAGGGCACCCCCGTGGTGTGCGCGGACCGGCTCGTCGAGATCGACCGCGTCGACACGGTAACCGTCGACAACCGTGACGGAACCTGGGCCGCCGTACGCCGCCTGCGCGCCCTCGGGCACCGGCGGATCGCCTTCCTCGGCGACCTGGACGCCATCTGGACCGCGCGGCAGCGGTACGCCGGCTACGCCGGCGCGCAGGCGGAGGCGGGCGAGACGGTCGAGGACCGGCTGGTCCACCGCGACCTGCACGGCGCCGAGGAGGCGCGCGCGGTGACGGCGCGACTCCTCGCCGCCGGCGACCCGCCGACGGCCGTCTTCGCCGCACAGAACCTGCTCACCATCGGCGCCCGCCGCGCCCTCCAGGACGCGGGCCGCCAGGACCAGGTCGCCCTCATCGGCTTCGACGACTTCCCGGTCGCCGACATGCTGGCGCCCGGGATCTCCGTCGTCTCCCAGGACCCCGCCCGAGTCGGGCGTACGGCCGCCCACCTGCTCCTCGGCCGCCTCCGCGGCGGCGACGACGACCTTCCAGCACGGCACGCGGTAGTGCCGACCCGCTACATCGCCCGCGGCTCGGGGGAGATCCGTCCCGGACGGTGA